CCTGATCGACGCCAACGCCACGCCGCCGCTCGGCATCCAGGGTATCGACCTCATGGATCGCGCCACGCCCAAGCACGGCAAGCTGTGTTACGGCGCCATCGGCTTCGGCGGCTTCAAGCTGGAGGTGCATCGCGCCTGCATCGCGAAGCTGTTCGAAAGCAACGACCAGGTGCTCGACGCGCCGGAGATCTATGCCCTGGCCAAAGCCATGATGGCATCGCGCTGAGCTCGAGCGCGCGTCGAGCCCTCTCCCAGGCATGACCCATCGTTCCCTGCCATGGCTGATGGCACTGTTGGTTTTGAGCCTGCCGCCAGGCGCCGAGCCGCTCGCGCAGTTGCTACCCGGCGAGGCGGCGACAGCGGATTCCGGCGACGCGCAGGCGATCTTCGAGCTCGGCGTGCTGGCTTATCGTGACGGCGATGTCGGCACGGCGCAGCGCTATTGGCGGCGCGCCGCCGCCAGGGGTCACCTCGACGCGCATTACAATCTCGGCCTCACGCTGCTGTGGGCCAAGGCCGACGATGCCGCCATCGACGCCGAGTTCGCAGCGGCCGCGCGTGGTCGCCATGTGCTGGCCTGCTATGCGCTCGGCACGCGACTTGCCGCCCGCGATGAAGCGGCCGCGCGCGCCTGGCTGGAATGCGCGGCGAGCCAGGGCTACGCACCGGCGCAATACAATCTCGCCACGCTGTACGCACGCGCGCCGCGCGAGGCCGGCGCTCTCGACACCGCGCGCCGCTGGTATGCGGCAGCCGCCTCCCACTTCGCACCGGCGGCCGACGCCCTCGCCGCCCTGCCCCAGGCGCCCGCCGCAGCCACTCCCCCGGCAACCTCGTCGACCTTGAAGCTGCGCGGCAACGACTGGGTCATGGCCCAACCCGCCAACGCCTACACCGTGCAGATTGCGAGCGGCGGCAGCGCTGCCGTCCTCGAAGCCATGCTCGCGCGCGAAATCGCGAGCGGCGACGCCGCCTGTGTGCACGAACACCCGCGCGCGCGCCAGGCCTACAGCGCCATCGTCGGCAGTTTCGTCGACCGCGCCAGCGCCGAAAGCGCGCGCGCCGCGCTGCCCGCGTCGCTGCGCGCCAACAGTCCCTGGGTGCGTCGCATGGGCTCATTACAGCAGGCGCTGCGCGACGCCGATAAGCACACCACCGATCTCGACGATGCGCACGCCGAATCGAACTGAGTTACCATCGCCCGGTCCGCACCCGTCCACCCACAACGAGCTTCCGCCACTTCGATGAGCCAGTTCGAGGAACTTCTTATCGCGCCCAGCGAAGCCTTGCTGAAAACGCTGTACAAGTCGGCGACCGGCCAGCCGGAGCGTCCCGGCGGCGGCGTGGCGCGCACGCGCCAGGTGGCCAAGAGTCTCGGCCTCACCTACCCGCAATTGATCTGCGCGCTGGGCTTCAATGCGCGCATCCAGGACCTGTCGGACGTACTCGCCGTACTCGGCTTCGAGAGCTATGACGCACTCGCCCACGAGCGCAACCTCGCTTTCACCAGCGACATCTACCAGCAGCTCGGCATCAAGG
Above is a genomic segment from Pseudomonadota bacterium containing:
- a CDS encoding SPOR domain-containing protein, with the translated sequence MTHRSLPWLMALLVLSLPPGAEPLAQLLPGEAATADSGDAQAIFELGVLAYRDGDVGTAQRYWRRAAARGHLDAHYNLGLTLLWAKADDAAIDAEFAAAARGRHVLACYALGTRLAARDEAAARAWLECAASQGYAPAQYNLATLYARAPREAGALDTARRWYAAAASHFAPAADALAALPQAPAAATPPATSSTLKLRGNDWVMAQPANAYTVQIASGGSAAVLEAMLAREIASGDAACVHEHPRARQAYSAIVGSFVDRASAESARAALPASLRANSPWVRRMGSLQQALRDADKHTTDLDDAHAESN